A region of Panicum virgatum strain AP13 chromosome 8N, P.virgatum_v5, whole genome shotgun sequence DNA encodes the following proteins:
- the LOC120684411 gene encoding uncharacterized protein LOC120684411, which yields MAAASRAGDPPESTLLRLGDDIAWSEINGVYDRDDSLKENTNPKCLLRSHPHHNGSSQRFSGNLKPTAAPIIGLSGKLGAQGGGARRQHHHHHPPAIFPRKAKTGGGGRAPKAAVPEPESPKVSCIGKVLSDRERARLGRAPRPRGGSRPPGCCGGLGFLMRRSRSRNNAVDCVGQSPPLPPLAEAARRSEAKVAGAEAEEETAAPGLGGVRRFASGRRAPEWAAAMEEGSG from the coding sequence atggccgccgcctcgcgcgccGGCGACCCGCCGGAGTCcacgctcctccgcctcggcgacgacATCGCCTGGTCCGAGATCAACGGCGTCTACGACCGCGACGACTCGCTCAAGGAGAACACCAACCCCAAGTGCCTCCTCAGGAGCCACCCCCACCACAACGGCTCCTCGCAGCGGTTCTCCGGCAACCTCAAGCCGACGGCCGCGCCCATCATCGGGCTGTCGGGGAAGCTCGGcgcccagggcggcggcgcgcggcggcagcaccaccaccaccacccgccgGCCATCTTCCCCAGGAAGGCCAAGACGgggggcggcgggcgcgcgcccAAGGCGGCCGTCCCGGAGCCCGAGTCCCCCAAGGTGTCCTGCATCGGGAAGGTCCTCTCCGaccgcgagcgcgcgcgcctCGGCCGGGCGCCGAGGCCCCGCGGGGGCTCCAGGCCGCCCGGGTGCTGCGGCGGGCTCGGGTTCTTGATGCGGCGGAGCCGGTCCAGGAACAACGCCGTGGACTGCGTCGGCCAgtccccgccgctgccgcctctggcagaggcggcgaggcggagcgagGCGAAGGTTGCCGgggccgaggcggaggaggagacggcggcgccggggctcgGAGGCGTGCGGCGGTTCGCGTCGGGGAGGCGGGCGCcggagtgggcggcggcgatggaggaggGGAGTGGTTGA
- the LOC120686657 gene encoding protein FAF-like, chloroplastic isoform X2 — protein MAAPMASDNSGLRRLFEKPLPENPTLLEALSAWNRNTHPNKPIDPSSFTEIFGELHFQEKQPERAVLPPTLVPAPASRPASWLDIATAAEAEKSKDDSSLDALLRPMPAASTVATVKRSASFCLKKSSASLLLCTEGLGSESTVDADDMFKDGDAEAEAAALKGTETDGGDGDAAAAGDAEAIEATKGEEERQPKTFPPPIRSIGRGGKPYVCFRSFREDGRFVLLEVVIPGKELLQATREGGRLRLQFANAAAAAAGASVDEAMHGEDDHHQAAKSACIDDDES, from the coding sequence ATGGCTGCGCCGATGGCGTCGGACAACAGCGGGTTGAGGCGGCTGTTCGAGAAGCCGCTGCCGGAGAACCCGACGCTGCTGGAGGCGCTGTCGGCGTGGAACCGCAACACCCACCCCAATAAACCCATCGATCCGTCCTCTTTCACCGAGATCTTCGGCGAGCTCCACTTCCAAGAGAAGCAGCCCGAGCGAGCCGTCCTGCCGCCAACGctggtgccggcgccggcgtctcGTCCGGCGTCGTGGCTTGACATCGCCACCGCGGCCGAGGCCGAGAAGAGCAAGGACGACTCGTCGCTGGACGCGCTCCTGAGGCCCATGCCCGCCGCGAGCACCGTGGCCACGGTGAAGCGGAGCGCGAGCTTCTGCCTGAAGAAGAGCTCGGCCTCGCTGCTGCTCTGCACCGAGGGGCTCGGATCCGAGAGCACCGTGGACGCCGACGACATGTTCAAGGACGGcgacgccgaggccgaggccgccgcgctcAAGGGCACGGAGACGGACGGCGGAGAcggtgacgccgccgccgccggcgacgcggaggcgatcgaggcgacgaagggggaggaggagaggcagCCGAAGACGTTCCCCCCGCCGATACGGTCGATCGGGCGCGGCGGGAAGCCGTACGTGTGCTTCCGGTCGTTCCGGGAGGACGGCCGGTTCGTGCTGCTGGAGGTGGTGATCCCCGGGAAGGAGCTCCTGCAGGCCACGCGCGAGGGCGGCCGGCTCAGGCTGCAGTtcgccaacgccgccgccgccgcggctggtgCGAGCGTCGATGAGGCGATGCACGGGGAAGACGACCACcaccaagcagccaagagcgcATGCATAGACGACGATGAGAGCTGA
- the LOC120686657 gene encoding protein FAF-like, chloroplastic isoform X1 translates to MFFLHHPYCFLFIQTEFLSTFSREKQVMAAPMASDNSGLRRLFEKPLPENPTLLEALSAWNRNTHPNKPIDPSSFTEIFGELHFQEKQPERAVLPPTLVPAPASRPASWLDIATAAEAEKSKDDSSLDALLRPMPAASTVATVKRSASFCLKKSSASLLLCTEGLGSESTVDADDMFKDGDAEAEAAALKGTETDGGDGDAAAAGDAEAIEATKGEEERQPKTFPPPIRSIGRGGKPYVCFRSFREDGRFVLLEVVIPGKELLQATREGGRLRLQFANAAAAAAGASVDEAMHGEDDHHQAAKSACIDDDES, encoded by the coding sequence AGCACGTTCTCGAGGGAGAAGCAGGTGATGGCTGCGCCGATGGCGTCGGACAACAGCGGGTTGAGGCGGCTGTTCGAGAAGCCGCTGCCGGAGAACCCGACGCTGCTGGAGGCGCTGTCGGCGTGGAACCGCAACACCCACCCCAATAAACCCATCGATCCGTCCTCTTTCACCGAGATCTTCGGCGAGCTCCACTTCCAAGAGAAGCAGCCCGAGCGAGCCGTCCTGCCGCCAACGctggtgccggcgccggcgtctcGTCCGGCGTCGTGGCTTGACATCGCCACCGCGGCCGAGGCCGAGAAGAGCAAGGACGACTCGTCGCTGGACGCGCTCCTGAGGCCCATGCCCGCCGCGAGCACCGTGGCCACGGTGAAGCGGAGCGCGAGCTTCTGCCTGAAGAAGAGCTCGGCCTCGCTGCTGCTCTGCACCGAGGGGCTCGGATCCGAGAGCACCGTGGACGCCGACGACATGTTCAAGGACGGcgacgccgaggccgaggccgccgcgctcAAGGGCACGGAGACGGACGGCGGAGAcggtgacgccgccgccgccggcgacgcggaggcgatcgaggcgacgaagggggaggaggagaggcagCCGAAGACGTTCCCCCCGCCGATACGGTCGATCGGGCGCGGCGGGAAGCCGTACGTGTGCTTCCGGTCGTTCCGGGAGGACGGCCGGTTCGTGCTGCTGGAGGTGGTGATCCCCGGGAAGGAGCTCCTGCAGGCCACGCGCGAGGGCGGCCGGCTCAGGCTGCAGTtcgccaacgccgccgccgccgcggctggtgCGAGCGTCGATGAGGCGATGCACGGGGAAGACGACCACcaccaagcagccaagagcgcATGCATAGACGACGATGAGAGCTGA